A window of Nocardioidaceae bacterium genomic DNA:
CGGCCTGCTGTCGGGGTGGGAGCTCCTCGGTCCGCTCTACCGCGCCTTCGAGGAGGCCAGCAGCGGTCAGTCCGCCTGCATGGAGCTGCCGGAGCCGGACGCCGTGCAGCTGGGGTCCGACCAGCCGATGATGGCCCACCAGGCCCGTCTGGTCGCCGCTGTCGAGGGCGGTCACCGCACGTTCCTGCTCGCCGACGAGCCCGGCCTCGGCAAGACCGCCCAGGCACTGCTGGCCGCGCGTGCCGCCGGCGCGTTCCCCCTGCTGGTCGTGGTGCCGAACGTCGTGAAGACGAGCTGGGCCCGTGAGGCCGCCCTGTGGGCGCCCGGGCGCCGCGCCACCGTCATCAACGGCGACGGCGACGACATGGACGGTTTCGCCGACATCGTCATCATCAACTACGAGGTACTCGACCGGCACGCCCACTGGTTGGGCGACCTCGGTTTCGCGGGGATGGTCGTCGACGAGGCCCACTTCGTGAAGAACAAGTCCTCGCAGCGCTCCCAGCTGGTGCTGGCGCTCGCGGACAAGATCCGGCGGCGTACGGCCCGCCCGCTGATGATGGCGCTGACCGGCACCCCGCTGATCAACGACGTCGAGGACTTCCAGGCCATCTGGGAGCTGCTCGGCTGGATCGACGACAAGAAGCCCCGCCCCCAGCTCATGCACGCGCTGGAGGAGAAGGGCTTCACGCCGGCCGACCACGGGTTCTACCCGGCCGCCCGCAGCACCGTGATCGACCTCGGCATCGTACGGCGTCGCAAGGTCGACGTCGCCCAGGACATCCCGGCGCGCCGCGTCGCGGACCTGCCCGTGGAGCTCGACGGTGAGGTCGGGCGGTCCATCCGTCAGGCCGAGGCGGAGCTGGCGCAGCGCATGGTCGAGCGCTACGACGTGGCGCTCGCCAACCGTGCTGCCGGCGCGGGTGCTCGCGGCACGATCGACCTGGACCTCGTCCGCCGCGTCGCGGCCTGGGAGCGGGAGGACCAGGAGGCCTCCAGCGGCGAGAACGTGTTCGGCATGATGCGCAGGCTGGGCTCGGCGAAGGCCGGGCTGGCGGCGGACTACGCCGTGCAGCTGGCCGGCAACGTCGGCAAGGTCGTCTTCTTCGCCAAGCACGTCGACGTGATGGACACCGCCGAGGAGGTCGTACGCCGCCGCGGCATGAAGTCGGTCTCGATCCGCGGCGACCAGAGCCGGGCCGCTCGCGAGGAGGCGATCCGGTCCTTCACCGAGGACCCTGACGTCGCGGTGATCGTCTGCTCGCTGTCGGCCGCGGGCGTCGGTCTGAACCTGCAGGTCGCCTCCAACCTCGTGCTCGCGGAGCTCTCGTGGACCGCCGCCGAGCAGACCCAGGCGATCGACCGGATCCACCGCATCGGTCAGTCGGAGCCGGTCACCGCCTGGCGCGTGATCGCCGCGCACACGATCGACACCAAGATCGCCGAGCTCATCGACTCCAAGGCGGGTCTCGCCGCCCGGGCGCTCGACGGGTCGGACGAGGAGGTCGGCTCCTCGGCCGACGTGCAGACCGAGGCGCTGGTGGCGCTGCTGACCGAGGCGCTGGAGCGTCGCGTGCAGCAGCCCTCCAGGCGCACCCGCCGCCTCTGACCGCGAGGGGTCACTTCCCGCGAGGGGTCACTTCCGGCGAGGGGTCACTTCCGGCGAGGGGTCACTTCCGGCGAGGGGTCACTTCCGGCGAGGGGTCGGTTCTCGCGAGGGGTCACTCCTGGCGAGGGGTCGGTTTCGGTAATCGAGAGGCGTCGTGGCGCGAGAATCGACCTCTCGCGAAGACTGACCTCTCGCGAGAATCGACGTCTCGCGAAGATTGACCTCTCGCGAGAGGTGACCTCTCGCGATCAGGGGGTGGTCGTACGGCGAGGGTTGGCGACCATCACGCCAGCCACGCCCGGCGAGTCCGCCACGGGGGGCGACCCGTCGAGCTCTCCGGCCGCCCGGATCTCGACGAGGTCGTGGGGCAGCGTCGGCGGCAGCACGGCCCCGGGGTTGAGGATGCCTCGCGGATCCAGCGCCTGCTTCAGCGCGACCGAGGCTGCGTACGCCCCGTCGTCGAGCTCGGTCCGCAGCCAGTCGCGCTTGAGACGCCCCACGCCGTGCTCGCCCGTGACCGTGCCGCCGAGATCCAGGGCGGCGCGCGTGACGGCGTCGAACGCCCGCCTCATCGCGGCGACCGAGGCCGGGTCGGACGCATCGTGGATGAGGGTCGGGTGCATGTTGCCGTCGCCGGCGTGACCGAAGACGCCGATGGTGAGACCGGTGTCGGCGGCGATGCGTTCGACGGCCTCGAGCAGGGCGACGACGCGCCCGCGCGGCACGCACACGTCGTCGAGCAGCCAGTCCCCGAGCACCTCCAGCGCGGGCAGGGCCTGGCGGCGCGCCTCCATCAGCGCCGCGGACTCCACCGCGTCGTCGGAGACGACGACCTCCGCGCCGACCTTCTCGCAGAGTCCGGCCGCGCGGGCGATGGTGGCGTGACCCCCGGCGTCATCGGCCTGGGCCAGCAGCATGGCGGCGGGCTCGCCGAGGTCCATGCCGGTGTGCGCGGCCACCGCGCGCAGGGTGGTGCGGTCGAGCACCTCCAGGGCCGACAGGGACACACCGTCGTGCACGAGGGCCTCCACGGCCTCTCCGGCTCGCCCGAGGGAGTCGAACGACGCCACCAGCGTCATCGGGGTCTGCGGCGCGGGCACGAGGCGTACGGTCACCTCGGTCACCACGGCGAGCGTGCCCTCGGAGCCGACGAGCAGCGAGGTCAGGTCGTAGCCGGCGACGCCCTTGGCCGTACGCCGCCCGGTGCGCAGCACCGTGCCGTCGGCGAGCACGGCCTCCAGCGCGAGCACGTAGTCGCCGGTGACGCCGTACTTGACGCAGCACATGCCGCCCGCGTTCGTCGCCACGTTGCCGCCGATCGTCGACCAGGCGAGCGAACCGGGATCGGGCGGGTAGAAGAGCCCGGCGGCGGCAGCGGCCGTACGCAGCTCGGCGGTCACCACGCCCGGCTGGGCGACGGCGAGGCGCTCGAGCGGGTCGACCTCGACGGTGCCGGTCATGCGACGGGTCGAGAGCACGACGCCGTCGACCCGGGCGGTGGCCGCGGCGCCGAGTCCGGACCCGGCGCCGCGGGTCACCACGGGCACGTCGCCCTCGTACGCCAGCCGCAGCATCCTCGAGACGTCCGCGGTGGTGCGGGGGAGCAGGACCAGGGCCGGGGGACCGAGCAGCGCGGCCTCCGCGGGCTCCGACGACGTGAGGAGCGAGGGCGGCACCTCGTCGCGGGCGTAGGACCCGAGCAGGTCCTCGTCGTCGACGAGCAGGGCGCGGTCCAGCTCCGCGAAGACGGCGCGTACGCGCTCCCGGGCGGCACCGCGCTGCTCGGGGGTCATCGCACGCTCAGTCCTCGACGGCCATCTCGCCGAGCTGGCTCCATCCCTGCTGGTCGACCTCGGTGGAGACGATGTCGGGCGTACGCGAGAGGTACTGCGGCAGCTCTCGCGTGGCCTTCTCGAAGTGCTCGGAGTTCACGTGGGCGGCCCCGGCGTCGCCGTCGCGGAACGCCTCGGTGAGCAGGTAGACGTCCGGGTCCTCCACCGAGCGCGCCCACTCGAACCACAGACAGCCGTCCTCGGCGTTGCAGGCCTGCGTGAACTCCCGGGAGAGCTCGGGCCAGTCGTCGGCGTGCTCGGGCTTGACGGGGAACTTGGCGGTGATGAAGATCATCCGCCGAACCTAGCCCCCCGGCAGCTCACCGACCAGACCGAGGTCCCGTCGTGACGTCAGCTCACGCCGTCGGCGGCGAGCACACGTCGGACCTCGCGGGTGTCCACCCACTGGCCGATGACGCCGAGCAGCGCCGCGACGAGCACGACACCCGTCACGACAGACGGCGACCGGTCGGACCCGAGCAGTGACGACCCGAAGATCCAGGCGGCGAGCACGGGGAGTCCGAAGGCCAAGGAGATCACTTGCCGACGGGTGTCGCTCGAGCTCTCCAGCTGGTCCTCCAGCTGCTGACGCGCCCCGGTGGGTCGGGATCCGATGCGCCACAGCAGGTAGTTGCCGCCCGCGAGCAGCAGCGACAGGATCCCCAGGACGACGGAGAGGCCGACGGGCACGCGGGTGAAGAGCATCGCCACGATGCTGATCGCGAAGAGTCCCGCAGCCAGCACGTTCACGGCGATGTTCACGCCCAGAGGGATCTTCAGGTGCTTCGGCATCTCGCCGAAGGAGCGGCGACCCCGGGCCACGTCCGCGGCCGAGGCCTGGCCACGGGCACGCCTCCACATCGGCACGACGGCGACGGCGAACAGCGTCAAGCCGATGGCGATGAGTCCGAACCCGACCCCGGACGGTCCTCCTCCCGACTGCAGAGCCAATCCTCCCGCCAGCGGTCCGAGCGCGAGACCCACCAGCACGCGTTGCCAGTTCATCGTGGTGCTGTGCATGCGTACCGGTGTTCCCGGGGCCGCTGCGGCGACACCCTCGGGGTACGCCGGCTCATCCCTCGCGCCGGTTGCGGAACCTCTCCTTGTACGCCTCCCAGTCCCACCGCGCGAGGAACGACTCCGCCGAGCTGCGGCCCCCCTCGAGCAGCCGTTCCTTGTCGGCGTCGGAGAGCCGGAAGTCCACCGGGTTCACCCCCGAGGTGTCGACACGGATGGTGCGGGCCGCCACCCAGGGCAACGAGAGCCGCGCCTGGTCGCGCCCGACGAGCGTGGTGGTCACCAGGTCCGACAGCAGCGCCAGGGGTCCGCCGCCGGGCACCAGGTTCAGCACCGGCAGCAGCGCGGGTCCGTCGGCAGGCAGGTCGGGCACGAGCTTGATCCCGAACGTCGGCCACCGCGGCGGCCGCGGACCGGTGCGGTCGAGCACGTCGATCGGGAAGTTCGACAGCACCCCGCCGTCGACCAGCGTGGAGGTCGTGCCGTCCGCCGCGGTCAGGCTCGCGGGCTCGAAGAAGAAGGGGATGGCCGTCGAGGCGCGTACGGCGTCGGCGACGGGCTGCTCGTCGGGGTCGAGGCCGTAGACGCGCTGGTAGTCCCACGGCAGCCGCACCAGCAGGCCGCGGGTCACGTCGGTGACGGTGACGACGAGCTTCCACCGCTCCTCCAGCGGCGCCTCGTCGCCGCCGCGGCGCAGGTCGCCGAAGGTGACGACACCACGCTCGGCGAGCACGTCGCCGACGAACTCGTGCAGCCAGTCGCCCTCGTACACGCCGTCGTCGAGGAGCAGCGAGGCGATGGGTCCGAGCACGGGCACCCGGTCCACGAGCGACCGGTCCGTGAAGCGCCGGAAGTCGGTCTCCCGCATCAGCTCGACCATGCGCGCGGCCGGCATGCCGGCCGCGACCAGGGCCCCGACCAGGGAGCCGACGCTCGACCCGGCGACGCGCTCGAAGTCGTACCCGGCGCGCTCGAGCTCGTCGATCACCCCTACGTGCCCGATGCCGAGGACGCCGCCGCCCTCCATGACGAGATCCGCACGCAAGCCGCTCACCGGGCGAAACTATCCAGAGCCGGCCTGGGCGCAGCGCAGGCGCGACGACCTCGCCGTGGGTAGTGTCCGCCCCGTGACCACGAAGCTGCGGGCCCTGATCATCGGTGCCGGATTCGGCGGCCTCTCCGCCGCGAAGGCGTTGCGAGACACCGGCGTCACCGACATCACCATCCTCGAGCGGAGCACCGACGTCGGCGGGGTGTGGCGCGACAACACCTATCCGGGCGCCGCGTGCGACGTCCCCTCGGACCTCTATTCCTGGTCATGGGCCCCGCACGCGGGCTGGCGGCGGCGCTACGGGACGCAGACGGAGATCTTCGCCTACATCCGGCGCACCGCCCAGGAGCAGGGATTCACCGACCTCGTCCGCTTCGGCGCGCAGGTCGACCGGCTGGAGTGGGACGCCGAGCAGGCGACCTGGACGGCGACCCTGGCCGACGGCAGCACCGAGACGGCCGACCTGGTGGTCACCGCGGTCGGTCAGCTCTCCAACCCCCGGCTGCCCGACATCCCCGGGCACGAGACCTTCGCCGGGCCCGCCATGCACACCGCGACCTGGGACCACTCGGTCGACCTGACCGGCAAGCGCGTCGTGTGCGTGGGCACGGGCGCCTCCGCCATCCAGGCGGTGCCGCGCATCGCACCGGCGGCCGAGCACACCACGG
This region includes:
- a CDS encoding DEAD/DEAH box helicase; translated protein: MAQSGSRNRGAQRQRRNGRPFDNEGIIPVLAKAVREVESAVQRGSVMPSVRTKYQVIAILAREERLRVKADTEVSESQRGEQLKRLDGIATILAKTAARDSTLFTLLDADAEISEHAVALKRQMMTAAGMAAPEESAASVDDAAVVVSERRAFPASVRARMLSRPFRLPDYSAPTPPEHNGHGLLSGWELLGPLYRAFEEASSGQSACMELPEPDAVQLGSDQPMMAHQARLVAAVEGGHRTFLLADEPGLGKTAQALLAARAAGAFPLLVVVPNVVKTSWAREAALWAPGRRATVINGDGDDMDGFADIVIINYEVLDRHAHWLGDLGFAGMVVDEAHFVKNKSSQRSQLVLALADKIRRRTARPLMMALTGTPLINDVEDFQAIWELLGWIDDKKPRPQLMHALEEKGFTPADHGFYPAARSTVIDLGIVRRRKVDVAQDIPARRVADLPVELDGEVGRSIRQAEAELAQRMVERYDVALANRAAGAGARGTIDLDLVRRVAAWEREDQEASSGENVFGMMRRLGSAKAGLAADYAVQLAGNVGKVVFFAKHVDVMDTAEEVVRRRGMKSVSIRGDQSRAAREEAIRSFTEDPDVAVIVCSLSAAGVGLNLQVASNLVLAELSWTAAEQTQAIDRIHRIGQSEPVTAWRVIAAHTIDTKIAELIDSKAGLAARALDGSDEEVGSSADVQTEALVALLTEALERRVQQPSRRTRRL
- a CDS encoding antibiotic biosynthesis monooxygenase, with amino-acid sequence MIFITAKFPVKPEHADDWPELSREFTQACNAEDGCLWFEWARSVEDPDVYLLTEAFRDGDAGAAHVNSEHFEKATRELPQYLSRTPDIVSTEVDQQGWSQLGEMAVED
- a CDS encoding FAD-binding protein, coding for MTPEQRGAARERVRAVFAELDRALLVDDEDLLGSYARDEVPPSLLTSSEPAEAALLGPPALVLLPRTTADVSRMLRLAYEGDVPVVTRGAGSGLGAAATARVDGVVLSTRRMTGTVEVDPLERLAVAQPGVVTAELRTAAAAAGLFYPPDPGSLAWSTIGGNVATNAGGMCCVKYGVTGDYVLALEAVLADGTVLRTGRRTAKGVAGYDLTSLLVGSEGTLAVVTEVTVRLVPAPQTPMTLVASFDSLGRAGEAVEALVHDGVSLSALEVLDRTTLRAVAAHTGMDLGEPAAMLLAQADDAGGHATIARAAGLCEKVGAEVVVSDDAVESAALMEARRQALPALEVLGDWLLDDVCVPRGRVVALLEAVERIAADTGLTIGVFGHAGDGNMHPTLIHDASDPASVAAMRRAFDAVTRAALDLGGTVTGEHGVGRLKRDWLRTELDDGAYAASVALKQALDPRGILNPGAVLPPTLPHDLVEIRAAGELDGSPPVADSPGVAGVMVANPRRTTTP
- a CDS encoding patatin-like phospholipase family protein, yielding MSGLRADLVMEGGGVLGIGHVGVIDELERAGYDFERVAGSSVGSLVGALVAAGMPAARMVELMRETDFRRFTDRSLVDRVPVLGPIASLLLDDGVYEGDWLHEFVGDVLAERGVVTFGDLRRGGDEAPLEERWKLVVTVTDVTRGLLVRLPWDYQRVYGLDPDEQPVADAVRASTAIPFFFEPASLTAADGTTSTLVDGGVLSNFPIDVLDRTGPRPPRWPTFGIKLVPDLPADGPALLPVLNLVPGGGPLALLSDLVTTTLVGRDQARLSLPWVAARTIRVDTSGVNPVDFRLSDADKERLLEGGRSSAESFLARWDWEAYKERFRNRREG